Proteins found in one Oryza glaberrima chromosome 4, OglaRS2, whole genome shotgun sequence genomic segment:
- the LOC127770818 gene encoding putative F-box protein At5g50220: MATSWNVVSSSASIMCLGTYLTNSFTIFSSTLPTPPPAAMAAAVMAASSTPDVPPRKASRAGTSQPMDLKRHHQINHASVTASTINIPDDLLIAEVLVRLPMKSIVRFKCVQKSWLAATKNDWFVCRHLKFSRAMPPDVLIVPREECSDDEDEEIGLSNEISFYRLREPLSKDIDDTKVELMLEAVQPEVITHTILATHCDGLVAIATATDQVYVSNPATKEFVTLPLGSHDVREINIPSAAIGFDPWRNQYVIVTYFYCNYMVLEDEDTGERSFEYDIGHEVFTLGLGHSWEITNNPPLAICPFARPVCMRGAFYWCTDGMLNEYMILRFNLYDEKFGMLPFPPGCHHGDLAELSGKLCFVHAANVDTICIWQLVDDKPEPVWSQCSRIDVFSNEISTYGFFPILSRDTEMLIAVDDEKLYQLYEWSDTMSELVDMEDGLEYERADGSKLTFGEIGRILYHVVPFVESLVSISASN; the protein is encoded by the exons ATGGCCACCTCCTGGAATGTGGTGAGCAGCTCCGCCTCCATCATGTGCTTGGGCACCTACCTCACGAACAGCTTCACGATCTTCTCCTCTACTCTGCCCACGCCTCCACCAGCAGCAATGGCGGCAGCGGTGATGGCAGCTTCCTCCACGCCTGATGTGCCACCCCGCAAGGCCAGCCGTGCCG GAACAAGTCAACCCATGGATCTTAAAAGGCACCACCAGATCAACCATGCTTCGGTCACTGCCTCCACCATCAACATACCAGATGACCTGCTCATCGCGGAGGTCCTAGTGCGTCTCCCTATGAAGTCCATTGTGCGCTTTAAATGCGTACAAAAATCTTGGCTCGCGGCCACGAAGAATGATTGGTTTGTGTGTCGCCACCTCAAGTTTTCTCGTGCGATGCCGCCAGATGTGCTCATTGTCCCTCGTGAGGAGTGCtcagatgatgaagatgaagaaattgGTCTCTCTAATGAGATCAGCTTCTACCGTCTACGGGAGCCGCTTAGTAAAGACATTGATGACACCAAGGTTGAGCTGATGCTTGAAGCAGTGCAGCCGGAGGTTATCACCCACACTATCCTCGCCACGCACTGCGACGGCCTTGTGGCCATTGCAACAGCAACAGACCAGGTATACGTCTCCAACCCAGCTACCAAGGAGTTTGTTACTTTACCGCTTGGCAGTCATGATGTCCGTGAGATCAACATCCCGTCAGCTGCTATTGGCTTCGATCCGTGGCGGAACCAGTATGTCATTGTGACGTACTTCTATTGTAACTACATGGTGTTGGAGGATGAAGATACAGGTGAGCGGAGCTTTGAATATGACATCGGGCATGAGGTCTTCACCCTTGGTCTTGGACATTCTTGGGAGATCACTAACAACCCGCCCCTCGCCATCTGCCCTTTTGCAAGGCCAGTTTGCATGAGAGGAGCCTTCTATTGGTGCACTGATGGCATGCTCAATGAATACATGATCCTCCGTTTCAACCTCTATGATGAGAAGTTCGGCATGTTGCCATTCCCTCCGGGGTGCCACCATGGTGACCTTGCAGAATTATCTGGGAAACTATGTTTTGTGCACGCTGCCAATGTGGACACCATTTGTATTTGGCAGTTGGTAGACGACAAGCCAGAACCAGTTTGGTCACAGTGCAGCCGCATTGATGTCTTTTCCAACGAGATTAGCACCTATGGTTTCTTCCCTATATTGTCTAGAGATACGGAGATGCTTATAGCTGTGGACGATGAAAAGCTATACCAGCTCTATGAGTGGAGTGACACTATGTCAGAGCTGGTGGACATGGAGGATGGCCTAGAGTACGAGCGAGCGGACGGGAGCAAGCTCACATTTGGTGAGATAGGCCGAATTCTGTACCATGTTGTTCCTTTTGTGGAGAGTTTGGTATCCATTAGTGCATCAAACTAA